Proteins found in one Paenibacillus sp. FSL R10-2782 genomic segment:
- a CDS encoding HAD-IIB family hydrolase translates to MKFVFDLDGTICFHGKPLSEAIVQALDALVKKGHEIIFASARPIRDLLPVLPLHMQYFPMVGGNGAFVSKDGKIISAIHFDPHTADNIIKLIREFEADYLIDGRWDYAYSGDSEHPIRRNVDPEQRAQNIHLDELNEIVKVVILRSLHTQQILEELQQLPVITYRHGQEDIIDISPKGVNKWTGLQKLGIEPQQFIAFGNDANDVEMFKHARHSVCVGEHADLSQLATEKVSHEEELIITKVIELMEEMQ, encoded by the coding sequence GTGAAATTTGTTTTTGATTTAGATGGAACCATTTGTTTTCACGGCAAGCCTTTGAGTGAAGCGATAGTGCAGGCTCTGGACGCGCTTGTAAAAAAAGGCCATGAAATCATCTTTGCCTCCGCTAGACCGATCCGTGATTTGTTGCCTGTGTTGCCGCTTCATATGCAGTATTTTCCAATGGTTGGCGGGAATGGCGCGTTTGTTTCCAAGGATGGGAAAATCATTTCAGCCATTCATTTTGACCCACACACAGCTGACAATATCATAAAGTTAATCAGGGAATTCGAGGCAGATTACTTAATCGATGGCCGTTGGGACTATGCTTATTCAGGAGATAGCGAGCATCCTATTCGGCGAAATGTGGACCCTGAGCAGCGAGCCCAAAATATACATTTAGATGAGCTGAATGAGATTGTAAAAGTGGTCATATTGCGTAGCCTTCATACGCAGCAAATCTTAGAAGAGCTTCAGCAGCTACCCGTCATTACATATAGACATGGGCAAGAAGATATTATAGATATCAGTCCTAAAGGCGTGAATAAATGGACAGGCCTGCAAAAGTTAGGTATAGAACCGCAGCAATTTATTGCATTTGGCAATGATGCCAACGATGTGGAAATGTTCAAGCATGCCCGCCATTCCGTATGTGTGGGAGAGCATGCAGACCTTTCACAGTTGGCCACAGAAAAGGTTAGTCACGAAGAAGAGCTAATCATTACAAAAGTAATCGAGTTGATGGAGGAAATGCAATAG
- a CDS encoding DUF4367 domain-containing protein codes for MRRISWMLAMVMCVTLLLAGCGKKSADDVVKDLSDVVSDLNSYHGTALMTLHTGDTPQEYKVDISYRKPSYYRIAMTNEKKDVTQIVLRNDEGVFVLTPSLNKSFRFKSDWPNNQGQVYLYETLVRSIIGDASRQLASDDKSYVFDVAANYNSHALVRQKIWLSKNNYAPTQVQVSDANAKVVVDLKFDQFAFDTKFDKDSFDMERNMASGKTGKGNEGTPSAGAVDSSGQLDPTGTIDGTTGVISGEQGQVQGTAGEKAQQPSGEASMDGAAAGGTSKPDSADATGSTDTEAKPDTAGNTEAQQQTPGASDAATGTSAGTDAAEAVMGEFGLIEPSYTPAGVQIKDTPELEDNGTHAVMLRYSGTYNYTIVEARPKDRAVSLAAGELVDIGGSFAVLTGSEQQTMTWMNDGIEFRITSADLPVSEMIQIAASIQDQSGK; via the coding sequence ATGCGCCGGATTTCATGGATGCTTGCCATGGTCATGTGTGTAACGCTGCTGCTGGCCGGGTGCGGCAAGAAGAGCGCGGACGATGTGGTTAAAGATTTGAGTGACGTGGTGAGTGACCTGAACAGCTACCACGGTACAGCTTTGATGACGCTGCATACCGGCGACACGCCGCAGGAGTACAAGGTGGACATTTCCTACCGCAAGCCCTCCTATTACCGAATTGCCATGACGAACGAGAAAAAGGATGTTACTCAGATCGTGTTGCGAAATGATGAGGGTGTATTCGTATTGACGCCCAGTCTGAATAAGAGCTTCCGCTTTAAAAGCGATTGGCCGAACAACCAGGGCCAGGTATATTTGTATGAAACGCTGGTTCGCAGTATTATCGGGGATGCTTCACGTCAACTGGCTTCGGATGATAAATCTTATGTATTCGATGTAGCGGCAAACTACAACAGCCACGCGCTGGTAAGGCAAAAAATATGGCTGTCCAAAAATAACTATGCACCCACTCAGGTACAGGTATCTGATGCGAACGCCAAGGTAGTTGTGGATCTTAAATTCGATCAATTTGCGTTTGATACGAAGTTCGACAAGGACTCTTTTGATATGGAACGCAATATGGCTTCTGGAAAAACAGGCAAGGGAAATGAAGGAACGCCTTCAGCCGGAGCAGTGGATTCCAGCGGTCAGCTTGATCCTACAGGTACGATTGATGGCACGACTGGCGTAATCTCGGGCGAGCAAGGACAAGTGCAGGGAACAGCAGGAGAGAAGGCACAGCAGCCGTCAGGAGAAGCGTCGATGGATGGAGCTGCCGCAGGCGGTACGTCAAAACCGGATAGCGCGGACGCGACGGGCAGCACGGATACGGAGGCCAAGCCGGATACAGCGGGCAACACAGAGGCGCAACAGCAAACTCCGGGCGCATCTGATGCAGCAACAGGGACATCGGCAGGCACGGATGCTGCTGAAGCTGTGATGGGTGAGTTCGGCTTGATTGAACCGTCCTATACGCCGGCCGGGGTACAGATCAAAGATACGCCAGAGCTGGAGGACAATGGTACACATGCGGTGATGCTCCGGTATAGTGGAACGTATAACTATACGATTGTGGAGGCGCGTCCGAAAGATCGGGCGGTATCGCTGGCCGCGGGTGAACTGGTCGATATTGGAGGAAGCTTCGCCGTTCTGACAGGTAGCGAGCAGCAGACGATGACCTGGATGAATGACGGTATAGAGTTCCGAATTACCAGTGCTGACCTGCCTGTGAGCGAAATGATACAAATTGCCGCTTCTATACAGGATCAATCGGGTAAATAA
- the alr gene encoding alanine racemase, protein MQAQYRSTRAEINLDHLGANYKAFRKALPVDKLLLACVKANAYGHGAVEISKELECLGADYLSVAFLDEALELRQAGIRLPILVLGYTLPEAVQTAWEHDITLTVFSEEVLESIRRLDRKGSERKLKVHIKIDSGMGRLGLLPGEEAVAFVRQTHQLEQVLLEGMYTHFARADEEDKSYTLQQYNRFQGVAEALREQGITIPIIHTGNSATTIDTPALSPNMVRIGISIYGLYPSDEVNRQAIELLPVLSLKTAVVYTKTLPPGWGVSYGTRYVTSDEERIGTLPIGYADGYSRMLSGNIEVLIRGRRVPVLGTICMDQCMVSLQSFAEDAEEIQIGEEVVLIGQQSGETIAADELASKLGTIHYEVICMIAHRVPRVYTRGDIPVVRVNSLLPTRWD, encoded by the coding sequence TTGCAAGCACAATACAGATCGACCCGGGCCGAAATCAACCTGGATCACCTTGGCGCCAACTATAAGGCTTTTCGTAAGGCACTACCAGTGGATAAGCTGCTGCTGGCTTGTGTCAAGGCTAATGCCTACGGACACGGTGCCGTGGAAATATCCAAGGAATTGGAATGCCTTGGTGCGGATTACTTGAGCGTCGCTTTTCTGGACGAGGCTCTGGAGCTTCGGCAGGCGGGGATCAGACTGCCTATCCTTGTACTCGGCTATACCCTGCCCGAAGCTGTGCAGACGGCTTGGGAGCATGATATTACACTGACCGTGTTCAGTGAAGAAGTGCTGGAGAGTATTCGCAGACTGGACCGTAAAGGAAGCGAACGCAAGCTGAAGGTGCACATCAAAATAGACAGCGGCATGGGAAGATTGGGCCTGCTGCCTGGAGAAGAGGCGGTTGCTTTTGTCCGGCAGACTCACCAGTTGGAGCAAGTGCTGTTGGAAGGCATGTACACCCATTTTGCCCGCGCGGATGAAGAAGACAAAAGCTATACACTGCAACAGTATAACCGGTTTCAGGGCGTGGCGGAGGCGCTAAGGGAACAAGGCATCACCATTCCCATTATACATACGGGCAACAGCGCGACCACCATTGATACCCCTGCGCTTTCTCCCAATATGGTGCGGATTGGCATCAGTATATACGGCCTGTATCCATCCGATGAGGTTAACCGCCAAGCCATTGAGCTACTGCCTGTATTGTCATTGAAGACGGCAGTGGTTTATACCAAGACGCTCCCTCCCGGCTGGGGGGTTAGCTATGGCACCCGTTACGTGACCTCCGACGAAGAGCGGATTGGCACACTGCCGATTGGCTACGCGGATGGATACTCCCGTATGCTGAGTGGGAACATCGAAGTGTTGATACGCGGCCGTCGCGTCCCGGTGCTCGGCACCATTTGCATGGACCAGTGTATGGTATCCTTACAATCTTTCGCAGAGGATGCGGAAGAAATTCAAATCGGCGAAGAGGTTGTTCTCATCGGCCAGCAGTCCGGCGAAACGATTGCGGCGGATGAGCTGGCATCCAAGCTGGGTACCATCCACTATGAGGTGATCTGCATGATCGCACACAGGGTGCCGCGTGTATATACACGGGGAGATATCCCTGTCGTTCGAGTGAATTCGCTTCTTCCAACCCGCTGGGATTAA
- a CDS encoding ribbon-helix-helix protein, CopG family: protein MANLQNTKRIMISLPDHLLQEVDGIVAMENSNRSEFIRQAMKLYVGERKKRYIREAMQRGYMEMAKINLTMASEAFHAEEDANSTLGRTVSGV, encoded by the coding sequence TTGGCCAATTTGCAGAACACCAAAAGAATAATGATCAGTTTGCCGGATCATCTCTTGCAGGAAGTGGACGGGATCGTAGCTATGGAAAATTCCAACCGCAGTGAATTTATCAGGCAGGCCATGAAGCTGTATGTGGGCGAACGTAAGAAACGTTACATTCGTGAAGCCATGCAGCGTGGTTATATGGAGATGGCTAAAATTAACTTGACCATGGCCTCCGAAGCCTTTCATGCGGAGGAAGATGCAAACAGCACCTTGGGCCGTACAGTTAGCGGGGTGTAA
- a CDS encoding type II toxin-antitoxin system PemK/MazF family toxin, with product MIVKRGDVFFADLSPVVGSEQGGVRPVLIIQNDIGNRFSPTVIVAAITAQIQKAKLPTHVEIDAATHGFDRDSVVLLEQIRTIDKQRLTDKITHLDEETMRKVSDSLQISLGLIDF from the coding sequence TTGATCGTAAAGCGCGGCGACGTTTTTTTTGCAGACCTTTCACCCGTAGTCGGTTCCGAGCAAGGTGGCGTCAGACCTGTGCTGATCATTCAAAATGATATCGGCAACCGGTTCAGTCCCACCGTGATCGTGGCAGCCATCACCGCCCAGATTCAAAAGGCGAAGCTGCCCACACACGTGGAAATCGACGCGGCAACGCATGGCTTTGATCGCGATTCTGTCGTTCTTCTGGAGCAAATTCGGACGATCGACAAGCAAAGGCTTACCGACAAAATCACCCATTTGGATGAAGAAACCATGCGCAAAGTGAGCGATTCGCTACAAATCAGTCTTGGCTTGATTGATTTTTAG
- a CDS encoding Tex family protein: MSNEETKTEIRQEPNEAERQERIVKQVARELSLALKQIRTTISLLDEGNTIPFIARYRKEMTGELDENQLREIEDRVLYLRNLEDRKVEVIRIIDEQGKLTEDLQAAITAAVKLQEVEDLYRPYRQKRKTRASVAKERGLEPLSIWIWNQPKQGDALKEAESYVNAELGVDSAEAAIQGALDILAENIADDAAIRQWVRRYTLDHGMLTSEAKDAEQESVYENYYSYRELAKKMPPHRILAINRGEREGILKVGLEVASDPIHNYVAGQVIKGSSAVEELLRNVIEDAYKRLIAPSIEREVRAEMTEKGEQQAISIFAGNLRSLLLQAPIKGRRVLGVDPAYRTGCKLAVVDDTGKLLEVAVTYPTPPNNKKREAAEKFKQLIAQYSIELIVIGNGTASRETEQFVAEVIADIGDSSLAYLIVNEAGASVYSASKLAQEEFPDLDVAERSAASIARRVQDPLAELVKIEPKAIGVGQYQHDVSQKHLDESLKDVVESAVNHVGVDVNTASSALLSYVAGINATIAKNIVKYREENGKFNNRRQLQKVPRLGAKTYEQSVGFIRIPGGENPLDRTPIHPESYAVVDRLLAELGISAHDLGTKAATEALNVSNIDELAAKLEVGVPTLKDILDSLQRPGRDPRDELPLPVFRKDVLKIEDLAPGMELQGTVRNVIDFGAFVDIGIKSDGLVHISQLRSGFVKHPMDVVSVGDNVTVWVLNVDLKKGRVGLTMKAPAEAQSQA, translated from the coding sequence TTGTCTAACGAGGAAACGAAGACGGAAATCCGGCAGGAGCCGAACGAAGCAGAACGCCAGGAGCGGATTGTCAAACAAGTGGCGAGAGAGCTGTCGCTGGCACTCAAGCAAATCCGTACGACGATCAGTTTGCTGGATGAAGGGAATACGATTCCTTTTATCGCACGATACCGTAAGGAAATGACTGGGGAACTGGATGAAAATCAGCTGCGTGAAATTGAAGATCGTGTGCTGTATTTACGTAATTTGGAGGACCGCAAGGTAGAGGTCATTCGCATTATTGATGAGCAGGGCAAGCTGACAGAAGACCTTCAAGCTGCCATCACTGCCGCGGTTAAGCTACAGGAAGTGGAGGACCTGTACCGTCCATATCGGCAAAAGCGCAAAACCCGCGCGAGTGTGGCGAAGGAACGGGGACTGGAGCCGCTGTCCATCTGGATCTGGAATCAGCCGAAGCAGGGCGATGCTCTGAAAGAAGCTGAGTCCTATGTGAATGCAGAACTGGGAGTGGACAGCGCTGAGGCGGCAATACAAGGAGCCTTGGACATTTTAGCGGAAAATATAGCCGACGACGCGGCTATTCGCCAATGGGTACGTCGATATACGCTAGACCATGGCATGTTGACCTCCGAAGCGAAGGATGCAGAGCAAGAGTCTGTCTACGAGAACTACTACAGCTATCGTGAGCTGGCTAAGAAAATGCCGCCTCATCGTATTTTGGCGATTAATCGCGGAGAGCGTGAAGGCATTCTCAAGGTCGGACTGGAGGTAGCGTCCGATCCGATTCACAATTACGTCGCAGGTCAAGTGATTAAAGGCTCATCCGCCGTGGAAGAGTTGCTGCGCAACGTCATTGAGGATGCATATAAAAGGCTCATCGCACCATCTATTGAGCGTGAGGTGCGCGCTGAAATGACAGAGAAGGGTGAGCAGCAGGCCATCTCTATCTTTGCTGGCAATTTGCGCAGCCTGCTGTTACAGGCTCCGATCAAGGGCCGCCGTGTACTCGGTGTCGATCCGGCGTACCGGACAGGCTGCAAGCTGGCGGTCGTAGATGATACGGGCAAGCTGCTGGAAGTGGCGGTGACGTACCCGACACCGCCGAACAACAAGAAGCGTGAGGCTGCCGAGAAGTTCAAGCAGCTCATCGCCCAATACAGCATTGAGCTGATCGTCATCGGTAACGGAACGGCTTCGCGTGAAACAGAGCAATTCGTGGCAGAAGTTATTGCTGACATTGGTGACAGTAGCTTGGCGTACCTGATCGTCAATGAGGCAGGCGCAAGTGTTTATTCCGCCTCCAAGCTGGCGCAGGAGGAGTTCCCGGATCTGGACGTGGCTGAGCGCAGCGCGGCATCCATTGCACGTCGTGTGCAGGACCCGCTGGCTGAGTTGGTCAAGATTGAGCCGAAGGCTATTGGTGTAGGCCAGTACCAGCATGATGTGTCACAGAAGCATTTGGATGAAAGCTTGAAGGATGTTGTAGAATCGGCAGTTAACCATGTCGGTGTGGATGTGAATACCGCTTCCTCGGCATTGCTGTCCTATGTAGCGGGTATTAACGCGACGATTGCCAAAAATATCGTGAAATACCGTGAGGAAAACGGCAAATTCAACAACCGTCGTCAGTTGCAAAAGGTACCGCGTCTTGGAGCGAAAACCTACGAGCAATCGGTTGGCTTTATCCGTATACCGGGTGGAGAAAATCCGCTGGACCGTACACCGATTCACCCTGAATCGTACGCTGTCGTAGACCGCCTGTTGGCTGAACTGGGCATTAGCGCCCACGATCTGGGCACCAAGGCTGCGACGGAAGCGCTGAACGTGTCTAACATTGACGAACTGGCCGCGAAGCTGGAAGTTGGCGTGCCGACATTGAAGGATATTCTGGACAGCCTCCAGCGTCCGGGCCGCGACCCGCGTGACGAGTTGCCGTTGCCTGTATTCCGCAAGGATGTGCTCAAGATCGAGGATCTGGCACCGGGCATGGAGCTTCAGGGAACCGTCCGCAATGTGATTGATTTCGGTGCGTTCGTCGATATTGGCATCAAGAGTGACGGATTGGTTCATATTTCGCAGCTACGCAGCGGCTTCGTCAAGCATCCGATGGATGTCGTATCCGTTGGTGATAACGTAACCGTGTGGGTGCTGAATGTAGACTTGAAAAAAGGCAGAGTCGGTCTGACGATGAAAGCTCCGGCAGAAGCGCAATCGCAGGCATAA
- the cmpA gene encoding cortex morphogenetic protein CmpA: MPQWLSNQLMRAFYKKDRRQIKLLNDCWFFYHKAPGVEFDANNG, translated from the coding sequence TTGCCTCAATGGCTCAGCAACCAGCTTATGCGGGCCTTTTACAAAAAGGACCGGCGCCAGATCAAACTGTTGAATGACTGTTGGTTTTTTTATCATAAAGCACCGGGTGTAGAGTTTGATGCCAACAATGGGTAG
- a CDS encoding SprT family protein has product MEFKSISNSMNHSMSDEELQEWVEHISIESFGVPFRHRASFNSRLSSTGGRYFMKSHHIEINPHQLAVYGRPEVEKIIKHELCHYHLHLRGMGYQHRDADFKAWLARVGGSRHCQTLPGRAERKPLPYRYKLVCASCSQEYLRKRKMNPQRYRCGKCGGKLRLLVLDGTP; this is encoded by the coding sequence ATGGAGTTCAAGTCCATAAGCAATTCCATGAACCATTCCATGAGCGATGAAGAGCTTCAGGAATGGGTGGAACACATTTCAATAGAGAGCTTTGGCGTACCGTTCCGCCATCGTGCCAGCTTTAATTCGCGTCTGTCTTCCACAGGCGGTCGATATTTTATGAAAAGCCATCATATTGAAATTAATCCGCATCAGCTTGCAGTCTACGGGCGGCCCGAGGTGGAAAAAATTATTAAGCATGAGCTGTGCCATTATCATTTGCATTTGCGCGGGATGGGCTACCAGCACCGAGATGCGGATTTCAAAGCATGGTTGGCCCGTGTAGGAGGGAGCAGGCATTGCCAAACTCTGCCGGGGAGAGCGGAACGGAAGCCGTTGCCCTATCGCTACAAGCTGGTGTGCGCCTCATGTAGTCAGGAATACTTGCGGAAGCGTAAAATGAACCCTCAGCGTTACCGCTGCGGCAAATGCGGAGGTAAACTTCGTCTGCTAGTACTTGACGGCACCCCCTGA
- a CDS encoding Cof-type HAD-IIB family hydrolase, whose translation MKLFAIDLDGTLLNDEGKISKVNADAIRKAQQQDVQVTIATGRAAYDAWIKLEEAGLVTPVIGANGATVHDAQRRQLTSTPMDRSETFEVLNWLRQNDFYYEVMTDRAIYSPQNGHQLLAVEMDRLLSANPDISLNTLLHAAEKQYEQTGHTRIPSYEDIPLDVEIYNVLCFSFDQDKLNRGRERYRDFPGLNMVISSDRNFEVEHKDASKGNALRYLADYLSIPMKEAAAVGDSYNDISMLTMVGKGIAMGNAHDDIKAVCSEVTLTNVENGVAHTLLNILDQLPKPTL comes from the coding sequence ATGAAACTGTTTGCGATTGATTTGGATGGAACGCTGCTAAACGACGAAGGAAAAATAAGCAAGGTGAACGCGGACGCAATCCGCAAGGCACAGCAGCAAGATGTTCAGGTAACCATTGCCACGGGTAGAGCCGCTTATGATGCCTGGATCAAGCTGGAGGAAGCAGGACTTGTCACCCCCGTCATCGGGGCGAACGGCGCGACCGTACACGATGCACAGCGTCGCCAGCTAACCTCTACGCCTATGGATCGGAGTGAAACGTTTGAAGTGCTGAACTGGCTGCGCCAGAACGATTTTTATTATGAGGTCATGACAGACCGCGCCATTTATTCTCCACAAAACGGACATCAGCTGCTGGCTGTTGAAATGGATCGCCTGTTAAGTGCCAATCCAGATATTTCACTGAATACTTTGTTACATGCAGCCGAAAAACAATATGAACAGACCGGGCATACCCGTATCCCCTCGTATGAAGACATTCCGCTGGATGTAGAGATTTATAACGTGCTGTGCTTCTCCTTTGATCAAGACAAGCTAAACCGGGGTCGTGAGCGTTACCGGGATTTCCCCGGCCTGAACATGGTCATTTCCTCAGACCGTAACTTCGAAGTCGAGCATAAGGATGCTTCCAAAGGAAACGCACTGCGTTATCTGGCAGATTATCTGAGTATTCCCATGAAGGAAGCCGCAGCGGTAGGAGATAGCTATAACGATATTTCCATGTTAACGATGGTAGGTAAAGGCATCGCTATGGGCAATGCACATGACGACATTAAGGCCGTCTGCTCTGAAGTTACCCTGACCAATGTAGAGAATGGCGTAGCTCATACTCTTCTAAATATACTAGATCAACTTCCGAAGCCGACCTTGTAA
- a CDS encoding DeoR/GlpR family DNA-binding transcription regulator, producing the protein MYQEERMLKIVDYLQLHKRISVDDICEFFNVSRDTARRDLVKLEEHQKIIRTRGGALLPTLDHELTRNYKERLLTVSAEKQIIGQIAANMVRDGDRIILDSSTTVQACAEKLHVQECSVITNSINQADVLSEKDGVSIHLLGGRLQKEHRFVYGSSAIATLSRYFVDKAFVGVGGISLHGLSINHEEDGMLKHQMMKQADQVIILADHSKFGKNHSYRFADLYEVDIIITDRLPDPAMLDVFRRHDVEIIVP; encoded by the coding sequence ATGTATCAAGAAGAACGGATGCTAAAAATTGTGGATTACCTACAGCTTCACAAGCGTATTTCGGTGGATGATATTTGCGAATTTTTTAATGTATCACGAGATACGGCCCGCCGGGATTTGGTAAAGCTAGAGGAGCACCAGAAGATTATTCGAACCCGTGGCGGTGCCCTTCTGCCTACACTCGATCATGAATTAACCAGAAACTATAAAGAGAGACTGCTCACCGTATCCGCAGAAAAACAAATTATCGGACAAATAGCTGCCAATATGGTTCGTGACGGGGATCGCATCATTCTCGACTCCTCCACCACTGTGCAGGCATGTGCCGAAAAACTCCATGTACAGGAGTGCTCGGTCATTACCAATTCGATCAATCAGGCTGATGTTCTTTCCGAAAAGGACGGCGTTTCCATTCATCTGCTCGGTGGACGCTTGCAAAAGGAGCACCGTTTTGTCTACGGCTCTTCCGCCATCGCTACCCTGTCCCGCTATTTTGTAGACAAAGCTTTTGTTGGGGTCGGGGGCATTTCTCTCCATGGACTGAGCATTAATCATGAAGAGGACGGTATGCTCAAGCACCAAATGATGAAACAGGCCGATCAGGTGATCATTCTTGCGGATCACTCCAAATTCGGCAAAAACCATTCTTACCGTTTTGCCGATTTATACGAGGTGGATATCATTATCACTGACCGCTTGCCAGACCCGGCCATGCTGGATGTTTTTCGCCGTCATGATGTTGAAATTATTGTTCCGTAA
- a CDS encoding MarR family transcriptional regulator has product MDTQLLGNISENILGLFPMVKKKFFAYGPLDFPLHLSPNNFQTLLLLREVRLSTVSDLSKQLNVSRPNMTPLLDKLVELGLADRQSCDSDRRVVNVAITEEGDAFCEQVFHTFSNKIQERLVLLPEEDLLHLSETLNELKQILLKIDNYTL; this is encoded by the coding sequence ATGGACACTCAACTGTTAGGGAATATATCAGAAAATATTTTGGGCTTGTTTCCAATGGTGAAGAAGAAATTTTTCGCCTACGGTCCGCTCGATTTCCCATTACATTTGTCGCCTAATAACTTTCAGACATTACTGTTGCTGCGAGAAGTGCGTTTGTCTACGGTATCTGATTTGTCCAAACAGCTTAATGTCTCACGCCCCAACATGACTCCTCTGCTGGACAAGCTGGTGGAGCTTGGGTTGGCTGACCGCCAGTCGTGTGACTCGGATCGCAGAGTCGTGAATGTGGCAATTACAGAAGAAGGCGATGCTTTTTGTGAACAGGTATTTCATACCTTTTCCAATAAAATTCAAGAGAGACTGGTGCTTCTGCCAGAAGAAGATTTATTGCACTTGAGTGAAACATTGAACGAATTGAAGCAGATTCTACTTAAAATTGACAACTACACTTTGTAA
- a CDS encoding helix-turn-helix domain-containing protein yields MQSIYQRIEELIKERGMTKKAFCEQLSISTGNFGDWKRGKTTPGTNKLIEIASFFNASLDWIMLGRDVQGEALRESRDPYFFGALGQLDCQGQSLSEAERDFILEYIEFTRFRKEKKQEDSTTE; encoded by the coding sequence ATGCAATCTATTTACCAACGGATTGAAGAGCTTATCAAGGAACGTGGGATGACAAAAAAAGCGTTCTGTGAGCAGTTGAGTATTAGTACGGGAAATTTTGGGGACTGGAAAAGAGGAAAGACGACACCAGGCACGAATAAACTCATTGAAATCGCTTCGTTTTTTAATGCTAGTCTGGATTGGATCATGTTGGGACGCGATGTGCAGGGTGAGGCATTGAGGGAGTCGAGAGACCCTTATTTTTTTGGAGCTTTAGGGCAACTGGATTGCCAGGGGCAATCGCTTAGTGAGGCGGAAAGGGATTTTATACTTGAGTATATTGAATTTACCCGCTTTCGTAAAGAGAAAAAGCAGGAAGATTCAACTACGGAATAA
- a CDS encoding helix-turn-helix transcriptional regulator, with protein MGDQTIYQRIEALIKDRGMTKKAFCEKLKISSGNLGDWRRGKTTPGTMHLIQISDFFNVSLDWLMKGVKPGEGVLQEQKAAYFFGVMGPLNCQAEDLDTEEQNFILEYVEFAKYRKQKVENDKTQPE; from the coding sequence TTGGGAGACCAAACGATTTATCAGCGAATTGAAGCCTTGATCAAGGATCGGGGAATGACGAAGAAGGCGTTTTGTGAAAAGCTCAAAATCAGCTCGGGGAATCTTGGAGACTGGAGAAGAGGCAAAACAACACCGGGAACGATGCATTTAATCCAGATTTCGGACTTTTTTAATGTATCGTTGGATTGGTTAATGAAAGGCGTCAAGCCGGGTGAGGGCGTACTTCAGGAGCAGAAGGCTGCTTATTTTTTTGGAGTGATGGGGCCATTGAATTGCCAGGCAGAGGATCTGGATACAGAAGAACAGAATTTCATATTAGAATATGTGGAATTTGCGAAATATCGTAAGCAAAAAGTCGAAAATGACAAAACACAGCCTGAATGA
- a CDS encoding XRE family transcriptional regulator, translating into MNNKMPVTSLGWAIKQRLVELRLDQKTFCETHNIPPSRLSNLIHGTRKAQRYRKQVAAILNIDDNDYKEAPPL; encoded by the coding sequence TTGAACAACAAAATGCCTGTCACCTCCCTCGGGTGGGCCATCAAACAAAGGCTTGTCGAACTTCGGCTGGACCAGAAAACATTTTGTGAAACGCATAATATCCCGCCTTCACGCTTGTCCAATCTGATTCACGGCACCCGCAAAGCACAAAGGTACAGAAAACAAGTTGCCGCAATCCTCAACATCGACGATAACGATTATAAGGAGGCGCCGCCACTCTGA